A window of the Zeugodacus cucurbitae isolate PBARC_wt_2022May chromosome 2, idZeuCucr1.2, whole genome shotgun sequence genome harbors these coding sequences:
- the LOC105218106 gene encoding adenosine deaminase 2, whose amino-acid sequence MRTQIPAVLFCLPLLLHIPQLCDARVATPPQEIMAPQPEVSGILYEKTMPADRLYDEPNILKYAQQREKMIEAEQLLLTGGHLQLDENELQVHQIFMRHKLMELTHGMKNPQEHAPALHFFKAKPLIEQSNVFKFIQAMPKGAILHVHRTPAVSIDWLVKNLTYTPGLLKCHTASGNIVLSFRENAKKHECRTNYYDVMGERDRTLSKARYDKFLQSKLSMYSRLPELEYSEQNKVWRRFEKIFDTVSDTIGYEPVFRTFHWQLMEEMYEDNIMYAELRMKFKELYGVDGATVANEYEAVELLMSLIEEFKQSHPGFLGLKIIYSAHRGADEVKIFKAFQTFKDFHARYPNFIIGFDLIGQEDQGNSLQTFVSVLQELPQSAKYFFHAGETNWFGTSVDLNLVDAILLNTTRIGHGYSLMKHPLLSKAVKERDIALEVSPLSNQVLNLVWDLRNHPGGYFMSDNIPMVISNDDPGFWHAKGLSYDFYYAIMSFAPSNAGLKTLKSLVWNSIKYSAMSDAEKEAAYAQLQYDWNVFLERVIRGEIV is encoded by the exons ATGAGAACACAAATTCCAGCTGTTCTCTTCTGTTTACCACTACTGTTACATATTCCTCAGCTTTGCg atgCACGCGTTGCCACACCACCACAAGAGATAATGGCGCCACAGCCGGAAGTGAGTGGTATTTTGTATGAGAAGACTATGCCAGCAGATCGTCTGTACGACGAGCCGAACATATTAA AATACGCACAGCAACGTGAAAAAATGATCGAAGCCGAGCAATTGCTACTCACCGGTGGTCATTTGCAACTCGATGAAAACGAGTTACAGGTGCATCAGATATTCATGCGTCACAAATTGATGGAACTCACCCATGGCATGAAAAATCCGCAGGAACATGCGCCAGCATTGCACTTCTTCAAAGCCAAACCGCTCATCGAACAGAGTAACGTATTCAAATTCATACAGGCCATGCCGAAAGGTGCCATTTTGCATGTACATCGCACACCGGCGGTCTCCATCGATTGGCTGGTGAAGAATCTCACTTACACACCCGGTCTGCTGAAATGTCACACGGCGAGTGGTAATATTGTGCTCAGTTTTCGTGAGAATGCTAAGAAGCACGAATGTCGTACGAATTATTATGATGTAATGGGGGAGCGTGATCGTACATTGTCCAAGGCGCGCTATGATAAATTTCTGCAGTCCAAGTTAAGCATGTATTCACGACTGCCGGAAC TTGAGTACAGTGAACAGAATAAGGTGTGGCGACGTTTCGAAAAGATATTCGACACTGTGAGTGATACCATCGGGTATGAGCCAGTTTTTCGTACATTCCACTGGCAGTTGATGGAGGAAATGTACGAGGATAATATAATGTACGCAGAGTTGCGTATGAAATTTAAGGAG CTCTATGGCGTCGACGGCGCCACGGTAGCAAATGAGTATGAAGCAGTCGAGTTGCTTATGTCATTAATAGAAGAATTTAAACAATCACATCCTGGTTTCTTgggtttgaaaataatttattcggCGCATCGCGGTGCAGACGAAGTTAAAATATTCAAAGCCTTCCAAACATTCAAAGACTTCCA TGCACGTTATCCAAATTTCATTATTGGTTTCGATCTGATAGGACAGGAGGATCAGGGTAATTCCTTGCAAACATTTGTGTCTGTGCTACAGGAACTACCGCAAAGCGCGAAGTATTTCTTTCATGCGGGCGAGACAA ATTGGTTCGGCACATCGGTGGATTTGAATTTGGTCGATGCCATACTGCTCAACACCACACGCATCGGACATGGTTACTCACTCATGAAGCATCCGCTACTCAGTAAGGCTGTTAAAGAGCGTGATATTGCGCTGGAAGTTAGTCCGCTGTCGAATCAGGTTTTGAATTTAGTTTGGGATTTACGCAATCATCCTGGTGGTTACTTTATGTCCGATAATATACCAATGGTGATCTCAAATGATGATCCAGGCTTTTGGCATGCAAAAGGTTTGAGCTATGACTTCTACTATGCGATTATGAGTTTTGCGCCGAGCAATGCGGGTTTGAAGACATTGAAAAGTTTGGTATGGAACTCGATAAAATATTCAGCGATGAGTGATGCAGAGAAAGAGGCGGCGTATGCACAGTTGCAGTATGATTGGAATGTCTTCTTGGAGCGTGTTATACGTGgtgaaattgtgtga
- the LOC105218107 gene encoding adenosine deaminase 2 has translation MTATYLLVLTCILQILSYADSGFVSFEEARNAVIQAEDLLITGGRIHLNDKEDRANDIFMRYKMDELGAGFYDSDVNAASLHFFKGKKLVEKSKVLKFLKRMPKGAILHLHNTASVSSEWMVRNISYMPGMLRCTNIFGVSILSFRRTARDHGCVTQYVRVSDERVRSVNPAAYDRSFEKLINLYTPTPEIDYPTIKHVWNKFQNMFSTINDVLRYLPAFRAYTWRMLEEMYEDNVMYAEVRMDFKELYDYSGRLFSPERSLREVLSIVEDFRRAHPNFMGIKAIFSTHRNVERTRVFENFEMFKSLHKDNPNFVIGFDLVGQEDRGKPLHNFVAELAELPRSAKFFFHAGETNWYGASTDFNLLDALLLNTTRIGHGFALMKHPLLWNAVKKRNVAIEVSPLSNQILHLVADLRNHPGSFYISQDLPMVICNDDPGFWGTKGLSYDFYYAIMSLAPNHMGLKTLKGLVWNSIRFSVLTAREREYAFATLERAWDQFISDVLQGIV, from the exons ATGACAGCAACGTACCTGTTGGTTCTGACATGCATATTGCAAATATTGAGTTACGCAGATTCCGGTTTCGTAT CTTTTGAGGAAGCACGCAATGCTGTCATACAAGCCGAGGATTTGCTCATCACCGGCGGTCGCATACACCTCAATGACAAGGAGGATCGAGCGAATGACATATTCATGAGGTATAAAATGGACGAGTTGGGTGCGGGTTTTTACGACTCGGATGTCAATGCAGCGAGCTTGCATTTCTTCAAGGGCAAAAAGCTCGTGGAGAAGAGCAAAGTGCTGAAGTTCCTCAAGCGCATGCCGAAAGGCGCCATCTTACATTTGCACAACACGGCAAGCGTTTCGTCCGAATGGATGGTGCGCAATATTTCCTACATGCCGGGTATGCTGCGGTGTACCAACATTTTTGGCGTCAGTATATTGAGCTTCCGTAGGACGGCACGTGATCACGGCTGTGTGACACAGTATGTGCGTGTGAGTGACGAACGCGTTCGTTCAGTTAATCCGGCCGCGTATGATCGCAGCTTTGAGAAGTTGATCAACTTGTACACACCGACGCCGGAAA TTGATTATCCAACAATTAAGCATGTCTGGAATAAGTTTCAGAATATGTTTAGCACGATAAACGATGTGTTGCGTTATTTGCCGGCTTTTCGTGCCTACACCTGGCGTATGCTGGAAGAGATGTACGAGGACAATGTAATGTATGCGGAGGTGCGCATGGATTTCAAGGAG CTGTATGACTACAGTGGACGCCTCTTTTCACCAGAGCGTTCCCTTCGTGAGGTATTGTCCATCGTGGAGGACTTTCGTCGTGCACATCCCAACTTTATGGGTATAAAGGCGATCTTTTCAACGCATCGTAATGTCGAACGAACGCGTGTATTTGAGAATTTCGAAATGTTCAAAAGTTTGCA CAAAGACAACCCCAATTTTGTTATCGGTTTCGATTTGGTCGGACAGGAGGATCGTGGTAAACCATTGCATAATTTCGTCGCAGAGTTGGCGGAACTGCCAAGAAGCGCGAAGTTCTTCTTCCATGCAGGCGAAACAA ATTGGTATGGCGCCTCCACTGATTTCAATCTCCTGGATGCGCTCTTATTGAACACCACACGCATCGGTCACGGCTTTGCGCTAATGAAACACCCGCTATTGTGGAATGCCGTGAAGAAACGCAATGTGGCAATCGAAGTGAGCCCACTTTCGAATCAGATACTGCATTTGGTGGCCGATTTGCGTAATCATCCGGGTAGCTTTTACATTTCGCAGGATCTGCCGATGGTTATTTGTAATGATGATCCCGGCTTTTGGGGCACCAAGGGACTGAGCTATGATTTCTACTATGCCATTATGAGTTTGGCGCCAAATCATATGGGTTTGAAAACGCTAAAGGGTCTTGTGTGGAATTCGATTCGTTTCTCAGTGTTGACAGCACGTGAAAGGGAATATGCATTTGCGACTTTGGAACGTGCGTGGGATCAGTTTATCAGCGATGTGTTACAAGGGATTGTATGA
- the LOC105218105 gene encoding uncharacterized protein LOC105218105, whose protein sequence is MKPLKILFVCIGNTCRSPMAESVMKHWVEEYDLSWKIDSAGLRTWNVGRKPDERCIKVLEENGLATDHVGRKISIMDFYNYDYILAMDEHNLRELQTLAKDPSQERCAKIELLGKYIERTEDQIIRDPYFCNSIGGFRCAFLQITESCQNFIAEHMYTD, encoded by the exons ATGAAGCCTTTAAAGATACTATTCGTTTGCATTG gcaaTACGTGTCGCTCACCAATGGCGGAGAGCGTCATGAAGCACTGGGTTGAGGAGTATGATCTCAGCTGGAAGATAGATAGTGCTGGCTTGAGAACGTGGAACGTTGGACGTAAACCAGATGAACGCTGCATAAAAGTGCTAGAGGAGAATGGTTTAGCAACGGATCATGTAGGAAGAAAG ATTTCAATAATGGACTTTTACAATTATGACTACATACTTGCCATGGATGAGCATAATTTGCGCGAACTACAAACGCTCGCTAAAGATCCAAGTCAAGAGAGATGCGCCAAAATCGAGCTGCTCGGAAAGTACATTGAACGCACGGAAGACCAAATCATACGCGATCCATATTTT TGCAACTCAATCGGTGGTTTCCGTTGCGCTTTTCTGCAAATAACCGAAAGCTGTCAAAATTTCATAGCGGAACACATGTATACGGATTAG
- the LOC105218108 gene encoding adenosine deaminase 2 has protein sequence MRKIALLWLVIGLSMLLIFECAEISYDTLRNKIIDAERSAAVGGNIWLTSAEDKANSILMNAKRAELAEGVKTPEKFPPAMHFFQGKQYLRQSEVFRIIQKLPKGALLHGHNTGMVSSRWIISNLTTLYNLYTCRDVNGLLMFTYEQSKCHSEVQNVCLERINAEDRRLYERQLEKHINMYTVHPESMITDKRKIWQRFYNIFKSVENFYSYQPAFCNYHKRLLEELCEDNIFYAELRSPLTPLYGDNNRTMNALEVANELEAIVEGFKARHPDFVGLKVIYTKPNQGTVDEMAQHMITFKQLHDAKPNFIIGFDLVGQENTGDPLHKFVNELTDMPPTANFFFHAGETNWFGKTDWNLMDALLLNTKRIGHGYALPKHPNIWSTVKKRNIAIEVSPISNQVMGLVWDLRNHPATFLIAENFPIVITADYPGIWNSKGLSYDFYYAFMALAPAEADLRFLKQLALNSIKYSILTSEERRKINRVFQKKWEEFIYNVINLRF, from the exons ATGCGTAAAATTGCATTGCTATGGCTCGTAATCGGGTTGTCCATGCTTTTAATCTTCGAATGTGCCGAAATAT CTTATGACACACTACGTAACAAAATTATCGACGCCGAACGATCGGCTGCAGTCGGTGGCAATATTTGGCTGACATCGGCGGAGGATAAAGCGAACAGCATATTAATGAATGCGAAACGAGCCGAG CTGGCGGAAGGCGTTAAGACACCAGAGAAATTTCCACCCGCCATGCATTTCTTTCAAGGCAAACAGTATCTGCGACAAAGTGAGGTCTTTCGTATTATACAAAAACTGCCCAAGGGTGCGCTACTGCATGGTCACAATACGGGTATGGTCAGTTCACGCTGGATTATAAGCAATCTGACCACGCTCTATAATTTGTATACCTGTCGGGATGTGAATGGTCTACTGATGTTCACCTACGAGCAGAGCAAATGTCACAGTGAAGTGCAGAATGTTTGCTTAGAGCGGATTAATGCTGAGGATCGACGACTTTACGAGCGCCAGCTGGAGAAGCATATCAATATGTATACTGTACATCCGGAAT CCATGATTACTGATAAACGCAAGATATGGCAACGCttctacaatattttcaaaagtgtGGAAAATTTTTACAGTTATCAACCTGCATTCTGTAATTATCACAAACGCTTGCTGGAGGAGTTATGTGAAGATAACATATTCTATGCTGAACTGAGATCACCACTAACGCCG CTTTACGGCGATAATAATCGTACAATGAACGCCCTAGAAGTGGCCAACGAACTGGAAGCTATCGTTGAGGGTTTCAAAGCTAGACATCCTGACTTCGTTGGTCTCAAGGTCATCTATACCAAGCCAAATCAAGGCACTGTGGATGAAATGGCTCAGCATATGATAACCTTTAAGCAATTACA TGATGCAAAGCCAAATTTCATTATTGGCTTTGATTTAGTTGGACAAGAAAATACCGGTGATCCGCTGCATAAATTTGTAAATGAGTTGACTGACATGCCACCCACTGCCAATTTTTTCTTTCATGCTGGCGAAACAA ATTGGTTTGGCAAAACCGATTGGAATCTCATGGACGCACTGCTGCTCAACACAAAACGCATCGGTCACGGTTATGCACTGCCGAAACATCCGAATATTTGGTCCACTGTAAAGAAACGTAACATTGCCATCGAAGTTAGTCCGATTTCTAATCAAGTAATGGGTCTCGTATGGGATTTACGCAATCATCCCGCTACATTTCTTATAGCCGAAAACTTTCCGATTGTCATAACTGCCGATTATCCGGGTATTTGGAATTCGAAGGGATTGAGCTATGATTTCTATTATGCATTCATGGCGCTGGCGCCAGCTGAGGCGGATTTGCGGTTTCTCAAGCAACTCGCTTTGAATTCGATAAA atacTCCATTTTAACATCGGAGGAACGTCGTAAAATAAATCGAGTGTTCCAGAAGAAATGGGAGGAGTTCATTTATAATGTGATCAATTTGAGATTCTAA
- the LOC105218111 gene encoding low molecular weight phosphotyrosine protein phosphatase 1-like, giving the protein MVKKILMICLGNICRSPIAEGVMIETIEQAGASAEWKVDSAAIGGWHVGNSPDHRAMKIMKNHNIDYKNKARQIKKDDFLQFDYIFGMDDENMDDLNRLAPANSKAKLLLLGDFGLEKSERIIEDPYYQRGDAGFEKAYQQCVVACAAFLKDATAGKV; this is encoded by the exons atggtTAAGAAAATACTTATGATTTGCTTAG GTAATATTTGCCGGTCACCTATTGCCGAGGGTGTTATGATTGAGACAATCGAGCAAGCCGGTGCTTCCGCGGAATGGAAAGTGGATTCAGCAGCTATAGGTGGTTGGCATGTTGGCAATTCACCGGACCATCGtgcaatgaaaataatgaagaatcataatattgattacaagaatAAAGCTCGTCAAATTAAAAAAGATGATTTTCTACAATTCGACTACATTTTCGGTATGGATGACGAAAATATGGACGACCTAAACCGTTTGGCACCAGCGAATTCTAAggctaaattattattattgggaGACTTCGGTTTGGAGAAAAGTGAACGCATTATTGAGGATCCATACTAT CAACGAGGTGATGCTGGCTTTGAGAAGGCTTATCAGCAGTGTGTTGTTGCCTGTGCGGCGTTTTTGAAAGATGCTACTGCGGGAAAGGTTTAA